In one Serinus canaria isolate serCan28SL12 chromosome 2, serCan2020, whole genome shotgun sequence genomic region, the following are encoded:
- the METTL6 gene encoding tRNA N(3)-methylcytidine methyltransferase METTL6 — MFQEKASANCLNILPTSIEDGAFQKKGHSARVLSPEEVEKLAKDQVLVSEFKQLKLEKEAQKNWDLFYKRNSTNFFKDRHWTTREFQELKACREFADQKLTILEAGCGVGNCLFPLLEEDKNIFAYACDFSPRAVDYVKKNALYSVERCKVFQCDLTKDDLLDNIPADSVDVVTLIFVLSAIHPDKMHLVLRNIYKVLKPGKCVLFRDYGLYDHAMLRFKSGSKLGENFYVRQDGTRSYFFTEEFLSQLFKAEGYEQVVNEYVQRETVNRKEDLRVPRVFLQSKFQKPFRET, encoded by the exons ATGTTCCAAGAAAAGGCCTCAGCAAATTGCTTAAATATATTACCAACATCTATTGAAGATGGTGCTTTCCAAAAAAAAGGCCATAGTGCTCGAGTCCTTAGCCCAGAAGAAGTGGAAAAACTGGCAAAAGATCAGGTTTTGGTGTCTGAGTTCAAACAACTAAAACTGGAGAAAGAGGCACAGAAGAACTGGGATCTATTTTACAAAAGAAACAGCACCAACTTCTTCAAAGACAGACATTGGACAACCAGAGAGTTTCAAGAGTTAAAGGCGTGTCGTGAG TTTGCAGATCAAAAACTGACCATTCTGGAAGCAGGCTGTGGGGTTGGGAACTGCTTGTTTCCACTCTTAGAAGAAGATAAGAATATTTTTGCATATGCCTGTGATTTCTCTCCTAGAGCTGTTGACTATGTGAAG AAAAATGCCTTATATAGTGTTGAAAGATGTAAAGTGTTCCAGTGTGATCTTACCAAAGATGATCTTCTAGACAATATACCAGCAGATTCCGTGGATGTTGTCACACTGATATTTGTGCTTTCTGCCATTCATCCTGACAAAATGCATCTTGTCCTGAGGAACATTTACAAG GTATTAAAACCAGGCAAGTGTGTCCTGTTCCGAGACTATGGCCTCTATGATCATGCAATGCTCAGGTTTAAATCAGGCAGCAAACTTGGGGAAAACTTTTATGTCAGACAAGATGGGACAAGGTCGTATTTTTTTACTGAAG AGTTCTTATCTCAGCTTTTCAAGGCTGAGGGATATGAGCAAGTGGTCAATGAATATGTGCAGCGAGAAACTGTGAATAGGAAAGAAGACTTGCGTGTTCCAAGagtttttcttcaaagcaaGTTTCAAAAGCCTTTCAGGGAGACATAA